Proteins found in one Triticum urartu cultivar G1812 chromosome 4, Tu2.1, whole genome shotgun sequence genomic segment:
- the LOC125551380 gene encoding uncharacterized protein LOC125551380, with translation MSSSSDNPNTVTDRGLFSKSSKDDGADKKKKQEEKKEDGEEGGGGFIDKVKDFIHDIGEKIEEAVGFGKPSADVARIHVPHIGLHRADLVVDVLIKNPNPVPIPLVDIDYLIDSDGRKLVAGLIPDAGTIRAHGEETVKVPITLDFDDIRSTYADIKPGSIIPYLLRVIFLVDVPVFGRIKIPLDKSGEIPIPYKPDVDVDKIKFHHFSFEETTATIHLSLENKNDFDLGLNLLQYEMWLGDDSVVEAELTDSTRIEKQGITKMQIPFTFRPKDLGSAVWDMIRGRGTGYSIKGKIDVDTPFGNMKLPIDKVGGTTRLKKDDDDDDE, from the exons ATGTCGTCCTCGTCGGACAACCCCAACACGGTCACCGACCGCGGCCTCTTCAGCAAGAGCAGCAAGGACGACGGCGccgacaagaagaagaagcaggaggagaagaaagaggatggggaggagggcggcggcgggtTCATCGACAAGGTAAAGGACTTCATCCACGACATCGGGGAGAAGATCGAGGAGGCGGTGGGGTTCGGCAAGCCCAGCGCCGACGTGGCCCGGATCCACGTGCCCCACATCGGCCTCCACCGCGCCGACCTCGTCGTCGACGTGCTCATCAAGAACCCCAACCCGGTGCCCATCCCGCTCGTCGACATCGACTACCTCATCGACAGCGACGGCCGGAAGCTCGTCGCGGGGCTCATCCCGGACGCCGGCACCATCCGCGCGCACGGCGAGGAGACGGTCAAGGTGCCCATCACGCTCGACTTCGACGACATCCGGAGCACCTACGCGGACATCAAGCCGGGCAGCATCATCCCCTACCTGCTCCGGGTCATCTTCCTCGTGGACGTGCCCGTCTTCGGCCGCATCAAGATCCCGCTGGACAAGTCCGGGGAGATCCCCATCCCGTACAAGCCCGACGTGGACGTGGACAAGATCAAGTTCCACCACTTCTCCTTCGAGGAGACCACGGCCACCATCCACCTGAGCCTGGAGAACAAGAACGACTTCGACCTCGGGCTCAACCTGCTCCAGTACGAGATGTGGCTCGGCGACGACAGCGTGGTGGAGGCGGAGCTCACCGACTCCACCAGGATCGAGAAGCAGGGGATCACCAAGATGCAGATCCCCTTCACCTTCAGGCCCAAGGACCTGGGATCTGCCGTCTGGGACATGATCAGGGGCAGGGGCACCGGCTACAGCATCAAGGGCAAGATCGATGTCGACaccccctttggcaacatgaaGCTGCCCATCGACAAAGTCGGCGGAACCACTCGCCTCAAGAaggacgacgacgatgacgat GAGTGA
- the LOC125551383 gene encoding uncharacterized protein YacP, with the protein MVGSAAYSATSIVVVMAKDKGRGKATKGGAASSSGANKVDRRPPRITSNVKQNLRIVKFWKDYERKQTTGPQPATRFRKKKIMKEVLPDDTDFYEDPSATLTCTNDGNLEIASPVILVDGYNVCGYWGKLKSDFLNGNQGIARQMLIDELVSFSAVREIKVVVVFDAALSGQSTHTETYKGVDVVYSADLSADCWIEKEVEALVADGCPKVWVVTSDVLEQQLSHGEGALIWSSKRLVKEIKESELELDEELKEIRSTSLQGKIFQHKLKPKVVQGLKNLRNQLEEQERKKK; encoded by the exons atGGTGGGCTCGGCCGCCTACTCGGCGACCTCCATCGTGGTGGTGATGGCCAAGGACAAGGGCAGGGGGAAGGCCACCAAAGGgggcgccgcctcctcctccggcgccAACAAG GTCGACCGGCGGCCTCCGAGGATTACATCCAACGTCAAGCAGAACCTGAGGATCGTGAAATTCTGGAAG GATTACGAAAGGAAGCAAACAACCGGGCCTCAGCCTGCCACCAGGTTCCGCAAAAAGAAAATAATGAAGGAGGTGCTTCCTGATGACACCGACTTCTACGAGGACCCTTCTGCCACTCTTACCTG CACAAATGACGGCAACTTGGAGATCGCCTCCCCGGTTATTCTTGTGGATGGCTACAATGTATGTGGCTACTGGGGAAAGCTTAAGAGTGATTTCTTGAACGGGAATCAAGGAATTGCGAGGCAGATGCTCATTGATGAGCTGGTATCATTCAGTGCAGTACGAG AGATAAAAGTTGTAGTGGTATTTGATGCTGCATTGTCTGGGCAATCAACACACACTGAAACTTATAAAGG GGTTGATGTGGTATATTCTGCTGACTTATCTGCTGATTGTTGGATTGAGAAGGAG GTTGAAGCTTTGGTGGCAGATGGATGTCCAAAGGTCTGGGTTGTAACGTCGGATGTACTGGAGCAACAATTATCACATGGTGAA GGTGCTCTTATTTGGAGCTCTAAAAGACTGGTTAAAGAG ATAAAAGAATCAGAACTGGAGCTTGACGAAGAGCTGAAGGAAATCAG GTCAACATCATTGCAAGGAAAGATTTTTCAGCACAAGCTGAAACCTAAAGTAGTGCAAGGCTTAAAAAATCTTCGGAATCAGCTCGAAGAACAAGAACGGAAAAAGAAGTGA